One Bombus huntii isolate Logan2020A chromosome 12, iyBomHunt1.1, whole genome shotgun sequence DNA segment encodes these proteins:
- the LOC126871528 gene encoding myosin-VIIa isoform X2 produces MVIVTRGDYIWIEPISGREFDVAIGARVISAEGRRIQVKDDDNKEQWLTPERRIKAMHATSVQGVEDMISLGDLHEAGILRNLLIRYNENLIYTYTGSILVAVNPYQILPIYTAEQIKLYKDRKIGELPPHIFAIGDNSYAHMNRYGQDQCIVISGESGAGKTESTKLILQYLAAISGKHSWIEQQILEANPILEAFGNAKTVRNDNSSRFGKYIDIHFNEQGVIEGAKIEQYLLEKSRIVSQSLDERNYHVFYCMLAGLSKEEKSKLELEDASSYKYLTGGGSITCEGRDDAAEFADIRSAMKVLLFSDMEIWEILKLLAALLHMGNVKYRATVVDNLDATEIPEQTNVQRVAHLLGVPVQSLIDALTRKTIFAHGETVVSTLSRDQSVDIRDAFVKGIYGRLFVHIVKKINEAIYRPKNMSRSAIGVLDIFGFENFSHNSFEQFCINYANENLQQFFVQHIFKLEQEEYNHEGINWQHIEFVDNQDALDLIAIKQLNIMALIDEESKFPKGTDQTMLAKIHKTHGSHRNYLKPKSDINTSFGLNHFAGVVFYDTRSFLEKNRDTFSADLLQLIHISSNKFLQACFAEDIGMGSETRKRAPTLSTQFKKSLDSLMKTLCSCQPFFIRCIKPNEYKKPMMFDRGLCCRQLRYSGMMETIRIRRAGYPIRHSFPEFVERYRFLIPGIPPAHKVDCHAVTSKICHIVLGRSDYQLGHTKVFLKDAHDLFLEQERDRVLTRKILILQRNIRGWVYRRRFLRMRAAATVVEKYWRGYAQRQRYKRMRIGYMRLQALIRSRVLSHRFRHLRGHIVALQARARGYLVRKMYQKKLWAIVKIQAHVRRLIAQRRYKKIKYEYRLHVEALRLRKKEERELKDQGNKRAKEIAEQNYRERMQELERKEIEMELEDRRRMEIKKNLINDAAKKQDEPVDDSKLVEAMFDFLPDSSSEAPTPARETSVFNDLPAPKADQQEIISPVQTASEDEEDLSEFKFQKFAATYFQGNITHQYSRKPLKHPLLPLHTQGDQLAAQALWITILRFTGDLPEPRFHTMDRDTTSVMSKVTATLGRNFIRSKEFQEAQMMGVDPETFLRQKPRSIRHKLVSLTLKRKNKLGEDVRRKLQEDEYTADSYQSWLEARPTSNLEKLHFIIGHGILRAELRDEIYCQICKQLTNNPSKSSHARGWILLSLCVGCFAPSEKFVNYLRAFIREGPPGYAPYCEDRLKRTFNNGTRNQPPSWLELQATKSKKPIMLPITFMDGNTKTLLADSATTARELCNQLSDKISLRDQFGFSLYIALFDKVSSLGSGGDHVMDAISQCEQYAKEQGAQERNAPWRLFFRKEIFAPWHEPTEDQVATNLIYQQVVRGVKFGEYRCDKEEDLAMIAAQQYYIEYHTDMNVDRLYTLLPNYIPDYCLTGIDKAIDRWGHLVLQAYKKSYYLKEKVPALRVKEDIVGYAKFKWPLLFSRFYEAYRNSGPNLPKNDVIIAVNWTGVYVVDDQEQVLLELSFPEITTVSSQKTNKMFTQTFNLSTVRGEEFTFQSPNAEDIRDLVVYFLEGLKKRSKYVIALQDYKAPGEGSSFLTFQKGDLIILEDESTGETVLNSGWCIGTCERTGEKGDFPAETVYVLPSLTKPPNDILSLFSIEGTENGRKLYPQQVNGVESRDKPHTLLEYAIDHFRTPPKRTMSKALTLTTARRGHTDELWHHSRDPIKQPLLKKLISKEELAEEACFAFNAILKYMGDLPTKRPRIGNEYTDLIFDGPLKNEILRDEIYCQIMKQLTDNRNRLSEERGWELMWLATGLFTCSQSLLKELTLFLRTRRHPISQDSLQRLQKTLRNGQRKYPPHQVEVEAIQHKTTQIFHKVYFPDDTDEAFEVDSSTRAKDFCQNIAQRLNLRSAEGFSLFVKIADKVISVPEGDFFFDFVRHLTDWIRKARPSRDGVSPQFTYQVFFMKKLWTNTVPGKDRNADLIFHFHQELPKLLRGYHKCTKEEASRLAALVYRVRFGESKQELQAIPQMLRELIPGDLVKVQSSNDWKRSIIAAYNQDAGMSPEDAKITFLKIVYRWPTFGSAFFEVKQSTEPNYPELLLIAINKHGVSLIHPQTKDILVTHPFTRISNWSSGNTYFHMTIGNLVRGSKLLCETSLGYKMDDLLTSYISLMLTNMNKQRTIRIK; encoded by the exons ATGGTCATCGTCACGCGG GGAGATTACATATGGATCGAACCAATCTCAGGAAGAGAATTTGACGTTGCGATCGGAGCACGAGTAATTTCCGCGGAAGGCAGACGCATTCAAGTGAAAGACGACGATAACAAG GAACAATGGCTGACTCCGGAAAGGCGAATAAAGGCGATGCATGCCACTTCTGTGCAAGGTGTAGAAGACATGATCAGCTTAGGAGACCTCCATGAAGCTGGTATTCTAAGGAACTTGTTGATTCGTTACAACGAGAATCTCATATAT ACCTATACGGGTTCCATTCTAGTCGCCGTGAATCCGTATCAAATATTACCGATTTATACCGCTGAACAAATCAAACTGTACAAGGATCGTAAAATCGGAGAGCTGCCGCCACACATATTTGCCATCGGAGACAATAGTTACGCGCATATGAATCGATACGGTCAAGATCAGTGCATAGTGATCAG CGGGGAAAGCGGAGCCGGCAAAACGGAAAGTACAAAACTAATTTTGCAATATTTGGCAGCGATTAGTGGCAAGCATTCTTGGATCGAACAGCAAATTTTGGAGGCGAATCCCATCTTGGAAG CGTTCGGCAATGCCAAAACGGTACGAAACGACAATTCGTCTCGCTTTGGAAAGTACATCGACATTCATTTCAACGAGCAAGGGGTGATAGAAGGAGCAAAAATCGAGCAATATCTTTTGGAGAAATCGCGAATAGTCTCGCAAAGTCTGGACGAGAGAAATTATCATGTATTCTATTGTATGCTGGCTGGTCTTTCGAAAGAAGAGAAGTCGAAACTGGAACTGGAAGATGCCTCTTCGTACAAGTATCTAACGGGG GGTGGTAGCATCACGTGCGAGGGGCGGGACGATGCCGCGGAGTTTGCCGACATTAGATCAGCCATGAAAGTTTTGCTGTTTTCCGACATGGAAATATGGGAGATACTTAAGCTGTTGGCTGCCCTATTGCACATGGGAAACGTCAAATACAGAGCCACCGTCGTAG ATAATTTGGACGCTACTGAAATTCCGGAACAGACAAATGTGCAGAGGGTAGCGCACTTACTGGGCGTACCCGTCCAATCTTTGATAGACGCTCTAACTCGAAAAACGATATTCGCTCACGGTGAGACTGTT GTGTCTACGTTGTCCAGGGACCAATCGGTGGATATCAGAGACGCGTTCGTCAAGGGAATATACGGACGATTGTTCGTGCATATCGTGAAAAAGATAAACGAAGCGATCTATAGGCCCAAGAACATGTCCAGAAGCGCCATAGGTGTATTGGATATATTCGGCTTTGAAAATTTCAGTCACAATAGCTTCGAGCAGTTCTGCATCAACTATGCCAATGAAAATCTGCAACAATTTTTCGTGCAACATATCTTTAAGCTGGAACAAGAAGAATACAATCACGAAGGTATCAACTGGCAGCATATCGAGTTCGTCGACAATCAGGATGCGCTCGATTTGATAGCTATCAAGCAGTTGAACATCATGGCCTTGATAGACGAAGAATCAAAGTTTCCGAAGGGTACGGACCAGACCATGTTGGCTAAGATACACAAAACGCATGGCAGTCATCGGAATTATTTAAAACCAAAATCAGACATCAATACGTCGTTCGGCCTTAATCACTTCGCCGGTGTCGTGTTCTACGATACCAGAAGCTTCCTCGAGAAGAACAGGGACACGTTTAGCGCCGATTTATTGCAGCTGATTCACATATCGTCGAATAAATTTTTGCAGGCCTGTTTCGCCGAGGACATCGGTATGGGATCAGAGACTAGGAAACGAGCACCTACTCTGTCCACTCAGTTCAAGAAATCCTTGGACTCTCTGATGAAAACATTGTGCAGTTGCCAACCTTTCTTCATCAGATGTATCAAACCAAACGAGTACAAGAAACCGATGATGTTCGACAGAGGACTTTGTTGTCGACAATTGAGATACTCCGGCATGATGGAAACGATTCGAATTCGTAGAGCTGGTTATCCGATCAGACATTCCTTCCCGGAGTTCGTGGAGAGATATCGGTTTCTCATTCCGGGTATACCTCCGGCGCATAAGGTCGACTGCCACGCGGTTACATCCAAAATCTGTCACATAGTATTGGGAAGATCGGATTATCAACTCGGGCATACAAAAGTGTTTCTCAAAGACGCGCACGACTTGTTCTTGGAGCAGGAACGCGATCGCGTTTTAACGCGGAAGATTCTAATCCTACAACGCAACATACGTGGCTGGGTTTACAGAAGAAGATTCCTTCGCATGAGAGCAGCCGCGACTGTCGTCGAAAAATACTGGAGGGGCTACGCGCAACGACAACGATACAAACGTATGCGTATCGGTTACATGCGACTTCAAGCGTTGATCAGATCGCGAGTGTTATCGCACAGATTCAGGCATCTCAGAGGACACATAGTCGCTCTTCAAGCCCGAGCCAGAGGCTACCTGGTACGGAAAATGTACCAAAAGAAATTGTGGGCGATCGTGAAGATACAAGCTCACGTTCGAAGATTGATCGCGCAAAGACGCTACAAAAAGATCAAGTATGAGTATCGATTGCACGTCGAAGCGTTGAGGCTTCGAAAGAAGGAAGAGCGGGAGTTGAAGGACCAAGGGAATAAACGGGCGAAAGAAATTGCCGAGCAGAACTATAGAGAACGAATGCAAGAATTGGAAAGAAAAGAGATAGAGATGGAACTGGAAGACCGGCGCAGAATGGAGATTAAGAAGAATCTAATAAACGATGCAGCCAAAAAACAAGACGAACCGGTCGACGATAGTAAATTGGTCGAGGCGATGTTTGATTTTCTACCGGATTCGAGCAGCGAGGCTCCAACACCTGCTAGGGAAACCTCTGTGTTCAATGATCTACCTGCGCCAAAGGCAGACCAACAGGAGATCATTAGCCCCGTTCAAACAGCATCGGAGGACGAGGAAGATCTATCGGAATTCAAGTTTCAAAAATTCGCGGCAACTTACTTTCAAGGGAATATTACGCATCAATATTCGAGGAAGCCTTTGAAACACCCGTTGTTGCCTTTGCACACGCAAGGAGATCAGCTGGCTGCCCAAGCACTGTGGATCACGATACTTCGTTTTACCGGAGACTTACCCGAGCCTAGATTTCACACGATGGACAGAGATACGACCTCGGTCATGTCGAAAGTCACAGCGACTCTTGGTCGTAATTTTATACGAAGCAAAGAGTTCCAAGAGGCGCAAATGATGGGCGTCGATCCGGAAACGTTTCTCAGACAAAAACCACGATCGATAAGACACAAGTTGGTCTCGTTAACGCTGAAACGAAAAAACAAATTGGGCGAGGATGTCAGACGGAAACTACAAGAGGACGAATACACGGCGGATAGTTATCAGTCCTGGCTGGAAGCGAGACCTACCTCAAACCTCGAGAAGCTTCATTTCATTATCGGCCATGGAATATTACGTGCGGAATTAAGAGACGAGATATACTGTCAAATATGCAAACAACTGACCAACAACCCATCCAAGTCGTCGCACGCTCGCGGTTGGATCTTACTATCGCTCTGCGTCGGATGTTTCGCTCCGTCCGAAAAATTCGTCAATTACTTGCGAGCATTCATCAGGGAGGGACCACCCGGATATGCGCCGTATTGCGAGGATCGGCTCAAGAGAACGTTCAACAACGGTACGCGAAACCAACCGCCAAGCTGGTTGGAGCTTCAAGCGACCAAATCCAAGAAACCAATTATGTTGCCGATCACGTTTATGGACGGTAACACTAAAACGCTGCTCGCTGATTCCGCCACCACCGCCAGAGAACTGTGCAATCAGCTCTCCGATAAGATATCGTTGCGCGACCAGTTCGGATTTTCTCTTTATATCGCGTTGTTTGATAAAGTCTCGTCGCTCGGCAGCGGCGGTGACCATGTGATGGATGCCATCTCGCAGTGTGAGCAATACGCCAAGGAACAAGGTGCTCAAGAACGGAATGCTCCGTGGAGGTTGTTCTTCAGAAAGGAGATATTCGCGCCTTGGCACGAACCGACCGAAGATCAAGTCGCTaccaatttaatttatcaacAGGTGGTTAGGGGAGTAAAATTCGGCGAATATCGTTGCGATAAAGAAGAAGATTTAGCGATGATCGCCGCCCAACAATATTACATCGAATATCACACCGACATGAACGTCGACAGACTTTACACTCTTTTGCCAAATTACATACCGGACTATTGCCTGACCGGTATCGACAAAGCGATCGACAGATGGGGACATCTGGTTCTACAGGCATATAAAAAG AGTTATTATTTAAAGGAAAAGGTACCTGCTTTGCGGGTTAAGGAGGATATCGTCGGTTATGCAAAGTTCAAGTGGCCATTACTCTTTTCTCGCTTCTACGAAGCGTACAGAAATTCCGGGCCGAATTTACCGAAGAACGACGTTATCATAGCCGTGAATTGGACCGGAGTGTACGTCGTAGACGATCAAGAACAAGTACTTCTCGAATTGTCGTTTCCCGAAATCACCACCGTGTCTAGTCAAAA AACGAATAAAATGTTCACGCAAACGTTCAACTTGTCAACGGTGCGAGGAGAGGAATTCACTTTTCAAAGCCCTAACGCCGAAGACATTCGCGATCTGGTGGTATACTTTTTAGAAGGTTTGAAGAAACGTAGCAAATATGTTATCGCTTTGCAAGATTACAAAGCACCAGGCGAAGGTTCGTCGTTCTTGACCTTTCAAAAGGGGGATCTTATTATTCTGGAGGACGAGAGTACCGGTGAAACTGTACTTAATTCGGGATGGTGCATCGGCACTTGCGAAAGAACCGGAGAAAAAGGCGATTTTCCAGCCGAGACAGTATACGTTTTGCCCTCGCTAACGAAACCACCAAACGATATTTTA TCCCTATTCAGCATCGAAGGAACGGAAAATGGCCGCAAATTATATCCACAGCAAGTAAATGGAGTAGAATCCCGTGACAAACCTCATACTCTTTTAGAATACGCTATTGATCACTTCCG AACACCGCCAAAGAGGACTATGTCAAAGGCGTTGACCCTAACAACAGCGCGACGCGGACACACTGACGAACTGTGGCATCATTCCAGAGATCCTATTAAACAACCTCTCTTAAAGAAGCTGATATCGAAAGAAGAATTAGCCGAGGAAGCGTGTTTCGCTTTTAACGCGATTTTGAAATACATGGGTGATTTGCCAACGAAGAGACCGCGTATCGGCAACGAGTACACGGATCTTATTTTTGACGGACCATTGAAAAACGAAATTCTTCGAGACGAAATTTATTGTCAAATCATGAAACAACTAACCGATAATCGAAATAGACTGAGCGAAGAACGTGGTTGGGAATTGATGTGGCTCGCCACCGGTCTCTTCACTTGCAGCCAAAGTCtcttaaaa GAATTGACTCTGTTTTTACGCACGAGACGGCATCCCATATCTCAGGATTCTTTGCAAAGGCTACAAAAAACCTTACGTAACGGTCAACGAAAGTATCCTCCACACCAAGTGGAAGTAGAGGCTATACAGCACAAAACGACGCAAATATTTCACAAAGTTTACTTTCCTGACGACACGGACGAA GCGTTCGAAGTGGATTCGTCAACGAGAGCTAAAGATTTTTGTCAAAATATAGCGCAAAGACTGAACTTACGTTCTGCAGAAGGATTCAGTCTGTTTGTGAAGATTGCCGATAAAGTCATCTCGGTTCCAGAAGGGGATTTCTTCTTCGACTTTGTACGACATTTGACGGATTGGATAAGAAAAGCTCGACCCTCTCGCGATG GTGTATCACCTCAATTTACGTATCAAGTATTTTTCATGAAGAAACTGTGGACCAACACCGTTCCCGGTAAAGACAGGAACGCAGACCTCATTTTCCACTTTCACCAAGAGCTTCCTAAATTATTAAGAG GTTACCATAAATGTACCAAGGAAGAAGCATCCAGATTAGCAGCACTAGTGTACAGAGTTCGTTTTGGTGAAAGCAAGCAGGAACTTCAAGCTATTCC